One window of the Carcharodon carcharias isolate sCarCar2 chromosome 26, sCarCar2.pri, whole genome shotgun sequence genome contains the following:
- the myef2 gene encoding myelin expression factor 2 isoform X3, producing the protein MEEIKEEPQAVQNVENTPHEENETPDKTEEDEPSKEETSSLKEKSIGNKKSNRFHPYLKEKTTNGDKKGYNRNRVFISNIPYDTKWQVIKDLMREKVGDVIYVELFKDAEGKSRGCGVVEFKTEDLVSKALDVMNKYDLGGRPLNIKEDADGEHARRAMQRAGGGSYPGGPGPDMGSPIVNLPPNLVNNPNIPPEVLSALQAGRLLPTVFVANLDFKVGWKKLKEVFSMAGTVKRADIKEDKDGKSRGIGTVIFEQPLEAVQAISMFNGQLLFDRPMHVKMDDRSVPHDDFRSMDNKTPQLPRGLGGIGMGLGPGGQPIAANQMNMNSAMGNMGSGGIGMDGPAFGGMNRMGGGMSGPSGFSSGMDVMNNMGGYGGGNMGGMGNMGRMPGMGTMDDFRGNMPAGMGNMGGMGGNMGGMGSNMSAIGGMGNSVGGMGSNIGDMYRAGMGSTGMGGSFDREFGRSDMGMNRGFGDSFGGMGGAMGGGLGGSMGGGMGTTGMGPMASGLGGGMPAMNSMAGGMAMGMDRMGSSLDRMGTGMGVGLDRSMDMDRGYGSLNTGSMGSGLRDRGSGFRGCQIFARNLPYDLTWQKLKEKFSQCGHVMFAEIKMENGKSKGCGTVRFDSPEAAEKACRMMNGTKISGREIDVRMDRNA; encoded by the exons ATGGAGGAGATCAAAGAGGAGCCGCAGGCGGTGCAGAACGTGGAAAATACTCCGCACGAAGAAAACGAGACGCCGGATAAAAC TGAAGAGGATGAGCCTTCAAAAGAAGAGACTTCAAGTTTGAAGGAAAAATCCATAGGAAACAAGAAGTCTAATAGATTTCATCCATATTTAAAAGAGAAGACAACAAATGGAGACAAGAAGGGTTATAATCGTAACCGAGTGTTTATTAGCAACATTCCGTATGATACAAAGTGGCAAGTGATTAAAGACCTTATGCGAGAAAAAG TTGGTGATGTTATATACGTGGAACTCTTTAAGGATGCTGAAGGAAAGTCAAGG GGTTGTGG TGTTGTGGAATTCAAAACTGAAGATTTAGTTTCAAAAGCTCTAGATGTTATGAACAAATATGATCTTGGTGGAAGACCACTTAATATAAAAGAG GATGCTGATGGAGAGCATGCCCGGAGGGCAATGCAGCGTGCTGGTGGTGGTTCGTACCCTGGTGGACCTGGGCCAGACATGGGTTCACCAATTGTTAATTTGCCACCAAATCTGGTCAACAACCCAAATATCCCCCCTGAGGTCCTCTCTGCTCTGCAGGCTGGAAGACTTTTACCAACTGTATTTGTTGCTAAT CTTGACTTCAAAGTGGGTTGGAAAAAGCTGAAAGAAGTATTTTCCATGGCTGGGACAGTAAAACGTGCAGATATCAAAGAAGACAAGGATGGCAAGAGTCGTGGAATAGGAACTGTGATATTTGAACAGCCTCTTGAAGCTGTTCAAGCTATCT CTATGTTCAATGGACAGCTTTTGTTTGACCGACCAATGCATGTGAAAATG GATGATAGGTCTGTTCCACATGATGACTTTCGTTCCATGGATAACAAGACACCACAGTTACCTC GTGGACTTGGAGGTATTGGAATGGGACTTGGACCTGGTGGCCAGCCGATAGCTGCAAATCAAATGAATATGAACAGTGCAATGGGAAATATGGGATCTGGAG GAATTGGAATGGATGGGCCAGCCTTTGGGGGAATGAACAGAATGGGTGGAG GAATGAGTGGTCCCAGTGGTTTCAGCAGTGGAATGGACGTAATGAACAACATGGGAGGATATGGTGGTGGAAACATGGGAGGCATGGGAAATATGGGTCGAATgccag GTATGGGTACCATGGATGACTTCAGAGGAAATATGCCTGCCGGAATGGGAAACATGGGAGGAATGGGCGGAAATATGGGAGGAATGGGCAGCAACATGAGTGCCATTGGAGGGATGGGCAACAGCGTAGGTGGAATGGGAAGCAATATAGGAG ATATGTACCGTGCAGGAATGGGGTCAACTGGAATGGGAGGCAGTTTCGATCGTGAATTTGGAAGAAGTGACATGGGAATGAATCGTGGCTTTGGGGACTCGTTTGGAGGAATGG GAGGTGCGATGGGTGGAGGTCTTGGAGGAAGCATGGGAGGTGGAATGGGTACCACTGGCATGGGCCCTATGGCATCTGGATTGG GTGGTGGAATGCCTGCTATGAATAGTATGGCAGGAGGCATGGCAATGGGTATGGATCGCATGGGTTCCAGTCTTGATCGAATGGGAACTGGAATGGGAGTAGGACTTGACAGGAGCATGGATATGGATCGTGGATATGGAAGCTTGAACACTGGATCGATGGGAAGTGGATTAAGAGATCGTGGAAGTGGCTTTCGAGGCTGTCAGATTTTTGCAAGAAAT CTTCCATACGATCTAACATGGCAGAAACTAAAGGAAAAGttcagtcagtgtg GTCATGTAATGTttgctgaaataaaaatggaaaatggcaAGTCCAAGGGTTGCGGAACCGTGCGTTTTGATTCCCCAGAAGCAGCGGAGAAAGCCTGCAGAATGATGAATGGCACGAAGATTAGCGGGAGGGAGATAGATGTGCGCATGGATCGTAACGCATGA
- the myef2 gene encoding myelin expression factor 2 isoform X1, with amino-acid sequence MVDTIGERAGGPSCHTALGFFLFAEMRRISSVNIHNNFAWMRTQLTKNECEEDEPSKEETSSLKEKSIGNKKSNRFHPYLKEKTTNGDKKGYNRNRVFISNIPYDTKWQVIKDLMREKVGDVIYVELFKDAEGKSRGCGVVEFKTEDLVSKALDVMNKYDLGGRPLNIKEDADGEHARRAMQRAGGGSYPGGPGPDMGSPIVNLPPNLVNNPNIPPEVLSALQAGRLLPTVFVANLDFKVGWKKLKEVFSMAGTVKRADIKEDKDGKSRGIGTVIFEQPLEAVQAISMFNGQLLFDRPMHVKMDDRSVPHDDFRSMDNKTPQLPRGLGGIGMGLGPGGQPIAANQMNMNSAMGNMGSGGIGMDGPAFGGMNRMGGGMSGPSGFSSGMDVMNNMGGYGGGNMGGMGNMGRMPGMGTMDDFRGNMPAGMGNMGGMGGNMGGMGSNMSAIGGMGNSVGGMGSNIGDMYRAGMGSTGMGGSFDREFGRSDMGMNRGFGDSFGGMGGAMGGGLGGSMGGGMGTTGMGPMASGLGGGMPAMNSMAGGMAMGMDRMGSSLDRMGTGMGVGLDRSMDMDRGYGSLNTGSMGSGLRDRGSGFRGCQIFARNLPYDLTWQKLKEKFSQCGHVMFAEIKMENGKSKGCGTVRFDSPEAAEKACRMMNGTKISGREIDVRMDRNA; translated from the exons TGAAGAGGATGAGCCTTCAAAAGAAGAGACTTCAAGTTTGAAGGAAAAATCCATAGGAAACAAGAAGTCTAATAGATTTCATCCATATTTAAAAGAGAAGACAACAAATGGAGACAAGAAGGGTTATAATCGTAACCGAGTGTTTATTAGCAACATTCCGTATGATACAAAGTGGCAAGTGATTAAAGACCTTATGCGAGAAAAAG TTGGTGATGTTATATACGTGGAACTCTTTAAGGATGCTGAAGGAAAGTCAAGG GGTTGTGG TGTTGTGGAATTCAAAACTGAAGATTTAGTTTCAAAAGCTCTAGATGTTATGAACAAATATGATCTTGGTGGAAGACCACTTAATATAAAAGAG GATGCTGATGGAGAGCATGCCCGGAGGGCAATGCAGCGTGCTGGTGGTGGTTCGTACCCTGGTGGACCTGGGCCAGACATGGGTTCACCAATTGTTAATTTGCCACCAAATCTGGTCAACAACCCAAATATCCCCCCTGAGGTCCTCTCTGCTCTGCAGGCTGGAAGACTTTTACCAACTGTATTTGTTGCTAAT CTTGACTTCAAAGTGGGTTGGAAAAAGCTGAAAGAAGTATTTTCCATGGCTGGGACAGTAAAACGTGCAGATATCAAAGAAGACAAGGATGGCAAGAGTCGTGGAATAGGAACTGTGATATTTGAACAGCCTCTTGAAGCTGTTCAAGCTATCT CTATGTTCAATGGACAGCTTTTGTTTGACCGACCAATGCATGTGAAAATG GATGATAGGTCTGTTCCACATGATGACTTTCGTTCCATGGATAACAAGACACCACAGTTACCTC GTGGACTTGGAGGTATTGGAATGGGACTTGGACCTGGTGGCCAGCCGATAGCTGCAAATCAAATGAATATGAACAGTGCAATGGGAAATATGGGATCTGGAG GAATTGGAATGGATGGGCCAGCCTTTGGGGGAATGAACAGAATGGGTGGAG GAATGAGTGGTCCCAGTGGTTTCAGCAGTGGAATGGACGTAATGAACAACATGGGAGGATATGGTGGTGGAAACATGGGAGGCATGGGAAATATGGGTCGAATgccag GTATGGGTACCATGGATGACTTCAGAGGAAATATGCCTGCCGGAATGGGAAACATGGGAGGAATGGGCGGAAATATGGGAGGAATGGGCAGCAACATGAGTGCCATTGGAGGGATGGGCAACAGCGTAGGTGGAATGGGAAGCAATATAGGAG ATATGTACCGTGCAGGAATGGGGTCAACTGGAATGGGAGGCAGTTTCGATCGTGAATTTGGAAGAAGTGACATGGGAATGAATCGTGGCTTTGGGGACTCGTTTGGAGGAATGG GAGGTGCGATGGGTGGAGGTCTTGGAGGAAGCATGGGAGGTGGAATGGGTACCACTGGCATGGGCCCTATGGCATCTGGATTGG GTGGTGGAATGCCTGCTATGAATAGTATGGCAGGAGGCATGGCAATGGGTATGGATCGCATGGGTTCCAGTCTTGATCGAATGGGAACTGGAATGGGAGTAGGACTTGACAGGAGCATGGATATGGATCGTGGATATGGAAGCTTGAACACTGGATCGATGGGAAGTGGATTAAGAGATCGTGGAAGTGGCTTTCGAGGCTGTCAGATTTTTGCAAGAAAT CTTCCATACGATCTAACATGGCAGAAACTAAAGGAAAAGttcagtcagtgtg GTCATGTAATGTttgctgaaataaaaatggaaaatggcaAGTCCAAGGGTTGCGGAACCGTGCGTTTTGATTCCCCAGAAGCAGCGGAGAAAGCCTGCAGAATGATGAATGGCACGAAGATTAGCGGGAGGGAGATAGATGTGCGCATGGATCGTAACGCATGA
- the myef2 gene encoding myelin expression factor 2 isoform X2, translating into MVDTIGERAGGPSCHTALGFFLFAEMRRISEEDEPSKEETSSLKEKSIGNKKSNRFHPYLKEKTTNGDKKGYNRNRVFISNIPYDTKWQVIKDLMREKVGDVIYVELFKDAEGKSRGCGVVEFKTEDLVSKALDVMNKYDLGGRPLNIKEDADGEHARRAMQRAGGGSYPGGPGPDMGSPIVNLPPNLVNNPNIPPEVLSALQAGRLLPTVFVANLDFKVGWKKLKEVFSMAGTVKRADIKEDKDGKSRGIGTVIFEQPLEAVQAISMFNGQLLFDRPMHVKMDDRSVPHDDFRSMDNKTPQLPRGLGGIGMGLGPGGQPIAANQMNMNSAMGNMGSGGIGMDGPAFGGMNRMGGGMSGPSGFSSGMDVMNNMGGYGGGNMGGMGNMGRMPGMGTMDDFRGNMPAGMGNMGGMGGNMGGMGSNMSAIGGMGNSVGGMGSNIGDMYRAGMGSTGMGGSFDREFGRSDMGMNRGFGDSFGGMGGAMGGGLGGSMGGGMGTTGMGPMASGLGGGMPAMNSMAGGMAMGMDRMGSSLDRMGTGMGVGLDRSMDMDRGYGSLNTGSMGSGLRDRGSGFRGCQIFARNLPYDLTWQKLKEKFSQCGHVMFAEIKMENGKSKGCGTVRFDSPEAAEKACRMMNGTKISGREIDVRMDRNA; encoded by the exons TGAAGAGGATGAGCCTTCAAAAGAAGAGACTTCAAGTTTGAAGGAAAAATCCATAGGAAACAAGAAGTCTAATAGATTTCATCCATATTTAAAAGAGAAGACAACAAATGGAGACAAGAAGGGTTATAATCGTAACCGAGTGTTTATTAGCAACATTCCGTATGATACAAAGTGGCAAGTGATTAAAGACCTTATGCGAGAAAAAG TTGGTGATGTTATATACGTGGAACTCTTTAAGGATGCTGAAGGAAAGTCAAGG GGTTGTGG TGTTGTGGAATTCAAAACTGAAGATTTAGTTTCAAAAGCTCTAGATGTTATGAACAAATATGATCTTGGTGGAAGACCACTTAATATAAAAGAG GATGCTGATGGAGAGCATGCCCGGAGGGCAATGCAGCGTGCTGGTGGTGGTTCGTACCCTGGTGGACCTGGGCCAGACATGGGTTCACCAATTGTTAATTTGCCACCAAATCTGGTCAACAACCCAAATATCCCCCCTGAGGTCCTCTCTGCTCTGCAGGCTGGAAGACTTTTACCAACTGTATTTGTTGCTAAT CTTGACTTCAAAGTGGGTTGGAAAAAGCTGAAAGAAGTATTTTCCATGGCTGGGACAGTAAAACGTGCAGATATCAAAGAAGACAAGGATGGCAAGAGTCGTGGAATAGGAACTGTGATATTTGAACAGCCTCTTGAAGCTGTTCAAGCTATCT CTATGTTCAATGGACAGCTTTTGTTTGACCGACCAATGCATGTGAAAATG GATGATAGGTCTGTTCCACATGATGACTTTCGTTCCATGGATAACAAGACACCACAGTTACCTC GTGGACTTGGAGGTATTGGAATGGGACTTGGACCTGGTGGCCAGCCGATAGCTGCAAATCAAATGAATATGAACAGTGCAATGGGAAATATGGGATCTGGAG GAATTGGAATGGATGGGCCAGCCTTTGGGGGAATGAACAGAATGGGTGGAG GAATGAGTGGTCCCAGTGGTTTCAGCAGTGGAATGGACGTAATGAACAACATGGGAGGATATGGTGGTGGAAACATGGGAGGCATGGGAAATATGGGTCGAATgccag GTATGGGTACCATGGATGACTTCAGAGGAAATATGCCTGCCGGAATGGGAAACATGGGAGGAATGGGCGGAAATATGGGAGGAATGGGCAGCAACATGAGTGCCATTGGAGGGATGGGCAACAGCGTAGGTGGAATGGGAAGCAATATAGGAG ATATGTACCGTGCAGGAATGGGGTCAACTGGAATGGGAGGCAGTTTCGATCGTGAATTTGGAAGAAGTGACATGGGAATGAATCGTGGCTTTGGGGACTCGTTTGGAGGAATGG GAGGTGCGATGGGTGGAGGTCTTGGAGGAAGCATGGGAGGTGGAATGGGTACCACTGGCATGGGCCCTATGGCATCTGGATTGG GTGGTGGAATGCCTGCTATGAATAGTATGGCAGGAGGCATGGCAATGGGTATGGATCGCATGGGTTCCAGTCTTGATCGAATGGGAACTGGAATGGGAGTAGGACTTGACAGGAGCATGGATATGGATCGTGGATATGGAAGCTTGAACACTGGATCGATGGGAAGTGGATTAAGAGATCGTGGAAGTGGCTTTCGAGGCTGTCAGATTTTTGCAAGAAAT CTTCCATACGATCTAACATGGCAGAAACTAAAGGAAAAGttcagtcagtgtg GTCATGTAATGTttgctgaaataaaaatggaaaatggcaAGTCCAAGGGTTGCGGAACCGTGCGTTTTGATTCCCCAGAAGCAGCGGAGAAAGCCTGCAGAATGATGAATGGCACGAAGATTAGCGGGAGGGAGATAGATGTGCGCATGGATCGTAACGCATGA